CGTATCCCCTTTAGCGGTCTGGGACACGGCATTAGTAACCAGGGTATCAGCTATTCCGTGGACTATTTTTGCCACCGTATTTGCAGTTGTGGGAGCTATTAATAAGGCATCATAATGGCCAACCTGCAACGGCCCGGCAATAAAAGGTGAATTGGGTCCTGCATCGGTCTTGAAATTGGGAAAATCCTTCTGGATGTTGTCCCACATCCGGTACCATTTCATAACAGTCTCACCCTCTTTGGATAAGAATACCATAAATTCATAATCAGTCCTGTGCTTTATGTCCACCAGAACATCGTATGTCTCTTTAATAAGGTCACCCGACCCTGTAATTCCCCATGCGATCCGTTTCATATTGCTCACCCTGAATTTCCTATAATAATCGAAGGAATGTTATCATATTAATTCTTAACGGCGTCTGGAAGATTCAAGAAGAGTCAAAGAACGTATCCATTCCCCTTTCGGCTCACGGCTAGTACCCACAACCAAACGCTTATATTCAGCCAGTTCTTCCACTATACCTCTGGCTTCCAATGTCTCTCCTTCCAGGATCTGCCCTGCATATGTATGGGTGAATGAAAGTACATATTCGATCTCGGGATGGGCCAACTTGTAGATGGAAGGGCTGTCAAATGCCAGTTGAGCATCAGTTACTAATCCCTGAATTGTTTTGCTGCCGATATCTTTCCCACGACCTACAGGTTCATTGATCTGATCCCAATCCCTCACAAATAGCAGGTCAAAATATGTATCCCCAACCATCCCTCGATTCCCTTTCCTTATCTCATGGAGTTTAAACTCATCAAACCCGATATCAGGTATTCGTTTGTGATAAATTCGCATCCACATATCTTCATCCAGGTGATGGATATTGCTTTTAGGATCCTCTTTTGCCTGAGTAATAATATCCCTGGCTTTGAACCAATCAGGACCATATACTACAAAGTCAATATCAGAACCGCTGTTTTGAACACCTGGTAGAAATGAACCCGTAATCCCCATTTTATCAAGGGGAATACCGCCTTTTAGCAAGGTTTCAGTTATCTCTTCAATACGCGGGTCGCTCAGGAAAATCTCGGCAAGCCTTTCGGGAGGGGTCAATACCTGCCTGATCTGATCCCATGGGATAATGTGAACATCTGTTACCCAATTGGATTTGTGGGTTCGCATATACTGGAAAGCGTCATCAAAATCATATTTTGTGAAATTTTGTGTGCCGTTCGTTCTCTGCCCATTCTCATCAGGAACGTATCGCAACACACCCCTTACTCCTTCAGGATGATGGTAATCAACACAAGAGAATATCAACCCATCTTTTGTGACAATGAAATCACGAAGCCGTACTTTGAAATGATTAGGACTTTTCATAGACCATATCTGTTGAATTTACCAGCCTTAAACATTATTATATTTAAGTAATAACCAACTATATTACAATTCATAATAACGTTTAGGACATTAAATGAAATCTACTGCCAAATTTTACGATTCAATTGACATCCAGCTACTATTCCTCGAACAGCTAAGAAATGTTCCCCCGGAAAAGATCGATGCCACCATATATAATCTGAGAGATTTTATTTTTAAGGAAGGCCAAAAGCAGAAGGTCATATATGGTATTGGAGAGGGCAGGAGTGCCCTGGCATTATATGATTTTATTCAACAGTTATTGCGATATGACCAGATTTTCCCTGCTACCCTGGACGATCCCATAAGGCGCTACTTTGACCCTGACAGAGATAATATGATCATAGCAGCATCCGGTTCAGGCA
This Methanosarcinales archaeon DNA region includes the following protein-coding sequences:
- the afpA gene encoding archaeoflavoprotein AfpA produces the protein MKRIAWGITGSGDLIKETYDVLVDIKHRTDYEFMVFLSKEGETVMKWYRMWDNIQKDFPNFKTDAGPNSPFIAGPLQVGHYDALLIAPTTANTVAKIVHGIADTLVTNAVSQTAKGDTPIYILPVDRELGTVTTYSPLGREMKLKMREVDVENTKKLGKMENITILNSPDEIYGVLGVEK
- a CDS encoding nucleotidyltransferase domain-containing protein, with translation MKSPNHFKVRLRDFIVTKDGLIFSCVDYHHPEGVRGVLRYVPDENGQRTNGTQNFTKYDFDDAFQYMRTHKSNWVTDVHIIPWDQIRQVLTPPERLAEIFLSDPRIEEITETLLKGGIPLDKMGITGSFLPGVQNSGSDIDFVVYGPDWFKARDIITQAKEDPKSNIHHLDEDMWMRIYHKRIPDIGFDEFKLHEIRKGNRGMVGDTYFDLLFVRDWDQINEPVGRGKDIGSKTIQGLVTDAQLAFDSPSIYKLAHPEIEYVLSFTHTYAGQILEGETLEARGIVEELAEYKRLVVGTSREPKGEWIRSLTLLESSRRR